The Falco peregrinus isolate bFalPer1 chromosome 1, bFalPer1.pri, whole genome shotgun sequence genome has a window encoding:
- the LOC101922990 gene encoding transmembrane protein 151B-like codes for MSSEGEAAAAGESGPGSTPAPGAAAAAGREEQRPVKQSLSACMCRESHWKCLLLSILMYGCLGAVAWCQLARVTKLSFDSSFKGKSMIYHDSPCSDGYVYIPLAFLSMLYVVYLVECWHCHVKRELQYKADVDSVYECINRMQQATPCIWWKAISYHFVRRTRQVTRYRNGDAYTTTQVYHERVNTHVAEAEFDYSHCGYKDISKELLGLESYTATKLRFTKCFSFANTESENSYLTQRAHFFTEIEGLDDYMEVREGMQLKNVDFKELMMAYGDPNHLPWYVSHYAFWVAAILMISWPLRVLIEYRTAYVHYHVEKLLGLEYTAPTVAEEPLYRYRMPRDATQDSTELEWHICTNRQLIPSYSEAMLMDLADSPAYNSYAVCRYGETAHGCERCNRASSTSSIFSRHAFHSCSGNSRLSLNTSRFSLCRVHGSHRTGLWRSHSSSIADRGCQDEQCCSYSSQLAVNENPPTYHDARFFPVLIVHRPEGHDGQHFYVRRSSCLETSL; via the exons ATGTCCTCGGAGGGGGAAGCCGCGGCGGCTGGTGAGAGCGGGCCGGGCAGCACCCCAGCGCCgggggccgccgctgccgccgggcgGGAGGAG CAACGCCCTGTGAAGCAGTCCCTGAGCGCTTGCATGTGCCGAGAGTCGCACTGGAAatgcctcctcctctccatcctcATGTATGGCTGCCTGGGTGCTGTGGCCTGGTGTCAGCTGGCCCGGGTCACCAAGCTCAGCTTTGATAGCTCCTTCAAGGGCAAGTCCATGATCTACCATGACAGCCCGTGCTCGGACGGCTATGTCTATATCCCACTGGCCTTCCTCTCTATGCTGTACGTGGTGTACCTGGTGGAGTGCTGGCACTGCCATGTCAAAAGAGAGCTGCAGTACAAGGCGGATGTGGACAGTGTCTATGAATGCATCAACCGCATGCAGCAAGCCACTCCATGCATCTGGTGGAAGGCCATCAGCTACCACTTTGTGCGGCGAACCCGGCAGGTGACCCGGTACCGCAATGGCGATGCCTACACCACAACGCAAGTCTACCATGAGAGGGTCAACACCCACGTGGCCGAAGCGGAGTTTGACTACTCTCACTGTGGATACAAGGACATCTCCAAGGAGCTCCTGGGCCTGGAGAGCTACACAGCCACCAAGCTGAGGTTCACCAAGTGCTTCAGCTTTGCCAACACTGAATCTGAGAACTCTTACCTGACTCAGAGGGCTCACTTCTTCACGGAGATCGAGGGGCTGGATGACTACATGGAGGTGAGGGAAGGCATGCAGCTCAAAAACGTGGACTTCAAAGAGCTTATGATGGCCTATGGGGACCCCAATCACCTCCCGTGGTACGTGTCCCACTATGCTTTCTGGGTGGCAGCTATCCTGATGATCTCGTGGCCACTCAGGGTACTCATAGAGTATCGGACTGCTTACGTCCACTACCATGTAGAGAAGCTGCTGGGCCTGGAATACACGGCACCCACCGTGGCAGAGGAGCCCTTGTACCGGTACCGCATGCCCCGAGATGCCACGCAGGACAGCACCGAGCTGGAGTGGCACATCTGCACCAACCGGCAGCTGATCCCCAGCTACTCGGAGGCCATGCTCATGGACCTGGCCGACTCCCCGGCTTACAACAGCTATGCTGTGTGCCGGTACGGTGAAACAGCCCACGGCTGCGAACGCTGCAACcgtgcctccagcacctcctccATCTTCTCACGCCACGCTTTCCACAGCTGCAGCGGCAACTCCCGCCTCTCCCTCAACACCAGCCGCTTCTCCCTCTGCCGCGTCCATGGCTCCCACAGGACAGGCCTCTGGaggagccacagcagcagcatcgcAGACCGGGGTTGCCAGGACGAGCAGTGCTGCTCCTACTCCAGCCAGCTGGCTGTCAATGAAAACCCCCCAACCTACCACGACGCCCGCTTCTTCCCTGTCCTGATTGTGCACAGGCCGGAGGGGCACGATGGGCAGCATTTCTACGTCAGGCGCTCCTCCTGTCTAGAAACCTCTCTGTGA